A region of Trachemys scripta elegans isolate TJP31775 chromosome 24, CAS_Tse_1.0, whole genome shotgun sequence DNA encodes the following proteins:
- the RXFP4 gene encoding relaxin-3 receptor 2: MQAVGIGRLNSSARPDFGNKSLLDSWELSGDDAASVPADGIFGLRILISSVYLVVCAMGLLGNSMVMYLVRARKGRPASAIDVFVFGLALADFHFALTLPFWAVETALDFTWPFSNAMCKLVLTLTVLSVYANVFLLTTMSVTRYCSVASAVRPGLKLTANLAKWITVALWAVALGATVPTAIFATVTDVVGVELCLLKFPTNRWLGVYHLQKVLVAFVLPLAIILASYLLLLSFLQQHRVNANNPRRQSQIATSVWLVVTSFFVCWFPNHVVTFWGALVKFGAVPWDKTFYFLHTYIFPLTTCLAHSNSCLNPVVYCLMRREFRRALKDAFLSFLAQASSYLPSSTGQARDEGTAQVALPLHRRGSPSGLQVAEKEYALLSTTVTVVPELRAEEASPQDEVGTALGRASTRRCRSDRW; this comes from the coding sequence ATGCAGGCAGTGGGGATCGGGCGGTTGAACAGCTCGGCACGGCCCGACTTTGGGAACAAATCTCTGCTGGACTCTTGGGAGCTGAGCGGGGATGATGCGGCCTCCGTCCCGGCGGACGGGATCTTCGGCCTGCGGATCCTCATCTCCAGCGTCTACTTGGTGGTGTGCGCCATGGGGCTGCTGGGCAATTCCATGGTCATGTACTTGGTCCGGGCCCGGAAGGGCAGGCCGGCCTCCGCCATAGACGTCTTCGTCTTCGGCCTGGCGCTGGCCGACTTCCACTTCGCCCTGACCCTGCCCTTCTGGGCGGTGGAGACGGCCCTGGACTTCACTTGGCCCTTCAGCAATGCCATGTGCAAGCTGGTCCTCACCTTGACCGTCCTGAGCGTCTACGCCAACGTCTTCCTGCTTACCACCATGAGCGTCACCCGCTACTGTTCCGTGGCCTCTGCCGTCAGGCCCGGCCTCAAGCTAACCGCCAACCTGGCCAAGTGGATCACCGTGGCTCTTTGGGCCGTGGCCTTGGGAGCCACCGTACCCACCGCCATCTTTGCCACGGTGACAGATGTGGTCGGGGTAGAGTTGTGCCTGCTCAAGTTCCCCACCAACCGGTGGCTGGGGGTGTATCACCTCCAGAAGGTGTTGGTGGCCTTCGTGCTGCCCCTGGCCATCATCTTGGCCTCCTACCTTCTGCTCCTCAGCTTCCTCCAACAGCACCGGGTCAACGCCAACAACCCCAGGCGGCAGAGCCAGATCGCCACGTCCGTCTGGCTAGTGGTCACCTCCTTCTTCGTCTGCTGGTTCCCCAACCACGTGGTGACCTTCTGGGGAGCCCTGGTGAAGTTCGGGGCTGTCCCCTGGGACAAGACCTTCTACTTCCTCCACACCTACATCTTCCCCCTCACCACTTGCCTGGCCCACAGCAACAGCTGCCTCAACCCTGTCGTCTACTGCCTGATGCGGAGGGAGTTCCGCAGGGCTTTGAAAGATGCTTTCTTGAGCTTCCTGGCCCAGGCTTCCTCCTACCTGCCTTCCTCCACCGGCCAGGCAAGGGACGAGGGCACCGCCCAGGTGGCACTGCCCTTGCACCGGAGGGGCAGCCCCAGCGGCCTACAGGTGGCAGAGAAGGAATACGCCCTGCTGTCCACCACCGTCACCGTTGTGCCTGAGCTGAGAGCCGAGGAGGCCAGCCCACAGGACGaggtagggacggccctggggCGGGCGTCAACGAGGAGATGCCGAAGTGACCGCTGGTGA